From the Accumulibacter sp. genome, one window contains:
- a CDS encoding type II secretion system F family protein, whose amino-acid sequence MATAAKPAKKIVPEVKEFVFLWEGKNKAGKIVRGEQRASSQTVVQATLRRQGILVSKISRQRFRGGRTITEKDITLFTRQLATMMKAGVPLLQTFEIVGRGHDNPAVGKLLLDIKADVETGSSLSQAFRKYPVQFDALYCNLVAAGEQAGILETLLDRLATYKEKMIAIKSKIKAALFYPVAIIVVAFIITAVIMIFVIPAFKEVFKSFGADLPTPTLLVIAMSDFVVEYWWLLFGGIGLSIYGFFYTWKRSEKMQIAFDRMFLRLPVFGDVIRKSVIARWTRTLATMFAAGVPLVESLESVGGAAGNYVYKAATRQIQNEVSTGTSLTTAMQNTQLFPNMVNQMVAIGEESGALDSMLGKVADFFEQEVDDAVEALASLMEPMIMVVLGVLIGGMVIAMYLPIFKLGAVVG is encoded by the coding sequence ATGGCGACTGCGGCAAAACCTGCGAAAAAGATCGTACCTGAAGTCAAGGAGTTCGTTTTCCTCTGGGAAGGCAAGAACAAGGCGGGCAAGATCGTGCGCGGTGAGCAGCGGGCCTCCAGCCAGACGGTCGTGCAGGCCACCCTGCGACGGCAGGGAATTCTCGTCAGCAAGATCAGCCGTCAGCGTTTCCGGGGCGGGCGGACGATCACCGAAAAGGACATCACGCTGTTCACCCGCCAGTTGGCGACGATGATGAAGGCCGGGGTACCCCTGCTGCAGACCTTCGAGATCGTCGGCCGCGGCCATGACAACCCGGCCGTCGGCAAACTGCTGCTCGACATCAAGGCCGACGTCGAAACCGGAAGCTCTCTCTCGCAGGCCTTTCGCAAGTATCCCGTGCAGTTCGACGCCCTGTATTGCAACTTGGTGGCCGCCGGCGAGCAGGCCGGCATCCTGGAGACGCTCCTCGATCGTCTGGCCACCTACAAGGAGAAAATGATCGCCATCAAGTCGAAGATCAAGGCGGCGCTGTTCTACCCGGTGGCCATCATCGTCGTCGCCTTCATCATCACGGCGGTGATCATGATCTTCGTCATCCCGGCATTCAAGGAGGTGTTCAAGAGCTTCGGTGCCGATCTGCCGACGCCGACGCTGCTGGTGATCGCCATGTCGGACTTCGTCGTCGAGTACTGGTGGCTGCTGTTTGGTGGCATCGGCCTGTCGATCTACGGCTTCTTCTACACCTGGAAACGCTCGGAGAAGATGCAGATCGCCTTTGACCGGATGTTCCTCAGGCTGCCGGTATTTGGTGATGTCATCCGCAAGTCGGTCATCGCCCGCTGGACGCGGACACTGGCGACCATGTTCGCAGCCGGCGTGCCACTGGTCGAGTCGCTCGAGTCGGTCGGCGGCGCTGCCGGAAACTACGTGTACAAGGCGGCGACGCGCCAAATCCAGAACGAAGTGAGCACCGGCACCAGTCTCACGACGGCGATGCAGAACACCCAGCTGTTCCCGAACATGGTCAACCAGATGGTCGCCATCGGCGAGGAATCCGGTGCGCTCGACTCGATGCTCGGCAAGGTGGCCGACTTCTTCGAGCAGGAGGTCGATGATGCGGTCGAGGCGCTGGCGAGCCTGATGGAACCCATGATCATGGTCGTCCTGGGTGTCCTGATCGGTGGCATGGTGATCGCCATGTACTTGCCGATCTTCAAGCTGGGGGCCGTGGTCGGCTGA
- the pilB gene encoding type IV-A pilus assembly ATPase PilB: MAANPQQSPLNGFARALVQAGRLKEAEAEALLAQAASKKTTLIEEVVAARKASFIELARFAADKFGYPLLDLAAFDDAHIQKNAIDRKLIATHRVVPLHKRGNRLAVAIADPTNLRALDEIRFQTGLAVDPVIVEENKLAPLVSRLSESTEETLRSLASEDINLEFTDEQATEKTEDAAALEVDDAPVVRFIQKMLLDAISEGASDIHFEPYEKNYRIRFRTDGVLREVAAPPLVIKEKIASRIKVISRLNIAEKRIPQDGRMRLVLTKSRAIDFRVSTLPTMYGEKIVLRILDPASATLGIEVLGYEEDQRALLLEAIHRPYGMILVTGPTGSGKTVSLYTCLNILNRPGVNIATAEDPAEIPLPGINQVNVDEKSGLTFPIALRAFLRQDPDIIMVGEIRDLETAEIAIKAAQTGHMVLSTLHTNDAPATLTRLMNMGIPTFNLASSILLITAQRLVRRLCTCKKELATPVETLLDAGFEEGDLDGSWTLYGPGECDRCKGTGYKGRVGLYEVMPVSDAIQHIIMANGTERDIALQARQEGVLDLRRAGLLKVKQGLTSLDEVLGSTNA, from the coding sequence ATGGCAGCCAATCCGCAACAATCACCACTTAACGGTTTCGCCCGTGCGCTGGTCCAGGCCGGTCGGCTCAAGGAGGCCGAGGCGGAGGCCCTGCTGGCCCAGGCGGCATCGAAAAAGACGACACTGATCGAAGAGGTGGTGGCCGCGAGAAAGGCGAGCTTCATCGAGCTGGCGCGCTTTGCCGCCGACAAGTTCGGTTATCCACTGCTCGACTTGGCTGCCTTCGACGACGCGCACATCCAAAAGAATGCGATCGACCGCAAACTGATCGCGACGCACCGTGTCGTTCCTCTGCACAAGCGCGGCAATCGCCTCGCCGTCGCCATTGCCGATCCGACCAACCTGAGGGCACTCGACGAGATCCGCTTTCAAACCGGACTGGCGGTGGATCCGGTCATCGTCGAGGAGAACAAGCTTGCGCCCCTCGTCAGCCGCCTTTCCGAATCGACCGAAGAAACCCTGCGCAGCCTGGCGAGCGAGGACATCAACCTCGAGTTCACCGACGAGCAGGCCACCGAGAAGACTGAGGACGCGGCGGCACTCGAAGTAGACGACGCACCAGTCGTCCGCTTCATCCAGAAGATGTTGCTCGACGCGATCAGCGAAGGCGCCTCGGACATCCATTTCGAGCCTTATGAGAAGAACTATCGTATCCGCTTCCGTACTGACGGGGTGCTGCGCGAGGTGGCAGCGCCGCCCTTGGTCATCAAGGAGAAGATCGCATCGCGGATCAAGGTGATCTCTCGTCTCAACATCGCCGAGAAGCGGATCCCCCAGGACGGGCGCATGCGCCTCGTCCTGACGAAGAGCCGGGCGATCGATTTCCGCGTCAGCACTCTGCCGACGATGTATGGTGAAAAGATCGTCCTCCGCATCCTCGACCCCGCCTCGGCAACGTTGGGGATCGAGGTCCTCGGCTACGAGGAAGACCAGAGAGCGCTGCTGCTCGAGGCCATCCATCGTCCCTACGGCATGATCCTGGTGACCGGCCCGACCGGGTCCGGCAAGACGGTTTCGCTTTACACCTGCCTCAACATCCTCAATCGGCCCGGAGTCAATATCGCGACGGCCGAGGATCCAGCCGAGATACCCCTGCCGGGCATCAACCAGGTCAATGTCGACGAGAAGTCGGGACTCACCTTCCCGATTGCCTTGCGGGCCTTTCTTCGCCAGGACCCGGACATCATCATGGTGGGCGAGATCCGCGACCTCGAGACCGCCGAGATTGCCATCAAGGCCGCCCAGACGGGCCATATGGTGCTGTCGACCCTGCATACCAACGATGCGCCGGCGACTCTGACGCGCCTGATGAACATGGGGATCCCGACCTTCAACCTGGCCTCGAGCATCCTGCTGATCACCGCCCAGCGCCTGGTCCGTCGCCTCTGCACCTGCAAGAAGGAGCTTGCGACGCCGGTCGAGACCCTGCTCGACGCGGGTTTCGAGGAAGGCGACCTGGATGGAAGCTGGACACTCTATGGTCCGGGCGAGTGTGATCGCTGCAAGGGCACCGGCTACAAGGGACGCGTCGGTCTGTACGAGGTGATGCCGGTCAGCGATGCGATCCAGCACATCATCATGGCGAACGGCACCGAGCGCGACATCGCCCTGCAGGCGCGGCAGGAGGGCGTGCTCGACCTGCGCCGTGCCGGCTTGCTGAAAGTGAAGCAAGGGCTGACCTCTCTCGACGAGGTTCTCGGCAGCACCAACGCTTGA
- a CDS encoding NADP-dependent malic enzyme: MENDQRQADLREAALEYHRYPTPGKIAVQPTKGLSNQIDLALAYSPGVAHACHAIVDAADAASLYTSRANLVGVITNGTAVLGLGNIGPLAAKPVMEGKGCLFKKFAGIDVFDIELAESDPDRLIDMIAAMEPTLGGINLEDIKAPECFYIEARLKERMSIPVFHDDQHGTAIISAAAILNALRITGKKAAAVKVVCSGAGAAAISCLNLWCDLGVSRENIIVCDSKGVIYVGREADMEPTKARYARDTEARTLADAIDGADVFLGLSAAGLLQPEMLARMATQPIVFALANPIPEIMPELAREVRPDVIIATGRSDYPNQVNNVLCFPFIFRGALDVGARGINEEMKMACVKALAEMARQEVSDEVAMAYPGEQLSFGRDYLIPKPFDPRLITTIAPAVAQAAMTTGLASRPIADFAAYRERLREFVYQAGVGMRAIFSAAKRGRRTRIVYPDGEDERMLRAAQTILNEGLTRPILIGRPDVIAARLQRIGSKLRIGSQIEVVDPNSDTRYRECWTAYHELRKRHGVTIDIAKSRLRNDNTIIGAMLVRLGHADGMICGLSGRFAHHLRQVDEIIGKAPGCTTMAAMTHVLLPGRALFLCDTHVNEDPDAQQLTEITLMAVDAVRRFKIRPKVALLSHSNFGSSQTASARKVADALTLVRARAPELEIDGEMHGESALSETIRRQSDPQSPLTGEANVLVMPNLDSANISYNLLKMTGGEGMSVGPILLGAARPVHVLAPTSSVRRVVDMTALVVVDVASK, encoded by the coding sequence ATGGAGAACGATCAGCGGCAGGCCGACCTTCGCGAGGCGGCCCTCGAGTATCACCGTTACCCGACTCCGGGAAAGATCGCGGTCCAGCCGACCAAGGGGTTGAGCAACCAGATCGATCTCGCACTCGCCTATTCTCCGGGAGTCGCCCACGCATGCCACGCCATCGTCGACGCTGCCGATGCGGCGAGTCTGTATACCTCGCGCGCCAACCTCGTCGGCGTCATCACCAACGGCACCGCCGTGCTCGGTCTGGGCAACATTGGTCCGCTCGCCGCCAAGCCCGTGATGGAAGGCAAAGGCTGTCTGTTCAAGAAGTTCGCCGGCATCGATGTCTTTGACATCGAACTTGCCGAAAGCGACCCGGACCGCCTGATCGACATGATCGCTGCCATGGAACCGACCCTCGGTGGCATCAACCTGGAAGACATCAAGGCGCCCGAGTGCTTCTACATCGAGGCAAGGCTCAAGGAGCGCATGTCGATCCCGGTCTTCCACGACGACCAGCATGGCACCGCGATCATCTCCGCGGCAGCGATTCTCAACGCCCTCCGGATCACCGGCAAGAAGGCAGCGGCGGTCAAGGTCGTCTGTTCGGGTGCCGGCGCGGCGGCGATCTCGTGCCTCAACCTGTGGTGCGACCTTGGCGTGTCGCGCGAAAACATCATCGTCTGCGACTCGAAGGGCGTCATCTACGTCGGGCGTGAAGCGGACATGGAACCGACGAAGGCACGCTACGCCCGCGACACCGAGGCGCGAACCCTCGCCGACGCAATCGACGGGGCAGACGTCTTCCTTGGGCTCTCGGCCGCCGGACTGCTGCAGCCCGAAATGCTGGCGCGCATGGCGACACAACCGATCGTCTTCGCGCTGGCGAACCCGATCCCGGAGATCATGCCCGAACTGGCGCGGGAGGTGCGGCCGGACGTGATCATCGCCACCGGTCGTTCCGACTACCCCAACCAAGTGAACAATGTGCTGTGTTTCCCCTTCATCTTTCGTGGCGCACTCGATGTCGGCGCAAGGGGCATCAACGAGGAGATGAAGATGGCCTGCGTCAAGGCGCTGGCGGAAATGGCGCGCCAGGAAGTCAGCGACGAAGTGGCGATGGCCTATCCCGGCGAGCAGCTCAGCTTCGGCCGCGACTATCTGATCCCGAAGCCTTTCGATCCGCGCCTGATCACCACCATCGCACCGGCGGTCGCGCAAGCGGCAATGACCACCGGTCTCGCCAGCCGACCGATCGCCGACTTCGCGGCCTACCGCGAAAGACTCCGCGAGTTCGTGTACCAGGCCGGTGTCGGCATGCGCGCCATCTTCTCCGCGGCAAAGCGCGGACGCAGGACCCGGATCGTCTATCCCGACGGCGAGGACGAGCGGATGTTGCGCGCAGCGCAGACGATCCTCAACGAGGGCCTGACGAGACCGATCCTGATCGGCCGCCCGGACGTGATCGCCGCGCGCCTGCAGCGCATCGGCTCCAAGCTGCGCATCGGCTCACAGATCGAAGTGGTCGATCCCAACAGCGACACCCGCTACCGGGAATGCTGGACGGCCTACCACGAGCTGCGCAAGCGACACGGGGTGACGATCGACATCGCAAAGTCCCGCCTGCGCAACGACAACACCATCATTGGCGCCATGCTGGTGCGCCTCGGCCACGCCGACGGGATGATCTGCGGACTTTCCGGACGCTTTGCGCACCATTTGCGGCAGGTCGACGAAATCATCGGCAAGGCGCCGGGGTGCACGACGATGGCGGCGATGACGCATGTCCTGCTTCCGGGCCGAGCACTCTTCCTCTGCGATACGCATGTCAATGAAGACCCGGACGCCCAACAGCTGACCGAGATCACGCTGATGGCCGTCGATGCCGTGCGCCGTTTCAAGATCCGGCCGAAAGTGGCGCTGCTGTCGCACTCGAACTTCGGCTCGTCGCAAACCGCTTCTGCGCGCAAGGTCGCCGACGCCCTGACCCTGGTTCGCGCGCGCGCGCCCGAACTGGAGATCGACGGCGAAATGCACGGTGAAAGCGCGCTCAGCGAGACCATTCGCAGGCAATCCGACCCGCAATCGCCGCTGACCGGAGAAGCGAACGTACTGGTCATGCCCAACCTCGACTCCGCCAACATCTCCTACAACCTGCTCAAGATGACCGGCGGCGAAGGCATGTCGGTCGGCCCCATCCTGCTCGGTGCGGCCCGCCCGGTACACGTGCTGGCACCCACCTCAAGCGTGCGGCGAGTGGTCGACATGACCGCACTCGTGGTGGTGGACGTGGCGAGCAAGTAA
- the fusA gene encoding elongation factor G → MGQTATSNLRTVALVGHGAAGKTSLAESLLAAAGAISSRGSVDKGSTVCDFDPQEKELGHSLNSALASFSWQGVQVHMVDTPGFPDFAGQAIGALAAVDTALVVINAQNGIELTSERMMRMAAARGVCRMIVINKIDAENVNLPALLASIRERFGRECMLLDLPSKQGSEVVEVLGHDDGDSDFESVAAAHRALIDQIVEEDEDLLARYLEEGVDPTPDELHVPFERALRAGHLVPILFVSARTGAGIPQLLDVLARLAPNPSEGNPPPFYRGEPGGPSEAFQAEPDPQKHVLAHVFKVVSDPFIGKVGVFRVHQGTIRKDSQLFVGDGKRPFKVGHIYRLQGKEYVEVDSLVPGDLGAIAKVDEIEFDCVLHDSHDEDHIHLVPLEFPQPMQGLAVHARRKADEQRLFEILHKLEIEDPCFRVERHPTTNETVIRGIGEMHLRAKLSRLAQQYKLELDTKPPQIAYREAITASAEGHCRHKKQSGGAGQFGEVMLRVEPLERGAGFEFVDIVKGGVIPGVFMAAVEKGVRQALVDGVVAGFPVEDLRVTVHDGKSHPVDGKDIAFFTAGRKATVEAIRAAKPIILEPVVDIEILAPDSMTGDVTGDLSSKRGHLTGTQPRGPGVMAISGEVPLAELEGYQSRLKSLTGGQGSYSIAFSHYAQVPPATQQQLAGQHKVVEED, encoded by the coding sequence ATGGGCCAGACCGCCACCAGTAACCTTCGCACCGTCGCTCTCGTCGGCCATGGTGCTGCCGGCAAGACTTCGCTGGCAGAGAGCCTGCTCGCCGCAGCCGGGGCCATCAGCAGCCGCGGCAGCGTCGACAAGGGCAGCACCGTCTGCGATTTCGATCCGCAGGAGAAGGAACTCGGGCACTCCCTGAATTCGGCACTGGCAAGCTTCTCCTGGCAAGGCGTGCAGGTGCACATGGTCGACACACCGGGCTTCCCGGACTTCGCCGGGCAGGCGATCGGAGCCCTGGCGGCAGTGGACACGGCGCTGGTGGTGATCAATGCGCAGAATGGCATCGAACTCACCAGCGAACGGATGATGCGCATGGCTGCCGCCCGCGGCGTTTGCCGGATGATCGTGATCAACAAGATCGACGCCGAGAACGTCAACCTGCCAGCGCTGCTTGCCAGCATCCGGGAGCGCTTCGGCCGCGAGTGCATGCTGCTCGACCTGCCGAGCAAGCAGGGCAGCGAGGTGGTCGAGGTTCTCGGTCATGATGATGGCGACAGCGATTTCGAGTCGGTGGCCGCGGCACATCGCGCGCTGATCGACCAGATCGTCGAGGAGGACGAGGATCTGTTGGCGCGTTACCTCGAGGAAGGTGTCGATCCGACCCCGGATGAACTGCATGTGCCCTTCGAGCGCGCCCTGCGTGCCGGCCACCTGGTGCCGATCCTCTTCGTCTCGGCACGGACCGGCGCTGGCATCCCGCAACTCCTCGACGTTCTTGCCCGCCTGGCGCCCAATCCGAGCGAAGGCAACCCGCCGCCGTTCTACCGTGGCGAGCCGGGCGGTCCGAGCGAAGCCTTCCAGGCCGAGCCGGACCCGCAGAAGCACGTCCTGGCACACGTCTTCAAGGTCGTCAGCGATCCCTTCATCGGCAAGGTGGGCGTCTTCCGCGTCCATCAGGGAACGATCCGCAAGGACTCGCAACTCTTCGTCGGCGACGGGAAGCGGCCGTTCAAGGTCGGCCACATCTATCGCCTGCAGGGCAAGGAGTATGTCGAGGTGGACAGCCTCGTTCCCGGTGACCTGGGTGCGATTGCCAAGGTCGATGAGATCGAGTTCGACTGCGTTCTGCACGACTCGCATGACGAGGATCACATTCATCTGGTGCCGCTCGAGTTTCCGCAGCCGATGCAGGGCCTGGCGGTGCACGCGCGGCGCAAGGCCGACGAACAACGGTTGTTCGAGATCCTGCACAAGCTCGAGATCGAGGATCCCTGCTTCAGGGTCGAACGTCATCCGACAACCAACGAGACGGTGATCCGCGGCATCGGCGAAATGCACCTGCGCGCCAAGCTCAGCCGTCTGGCGCAGCAGTACAAGCTGGAACTCGACACCAAGCCGCCGCAGATCGCCTATCGCGAGGCCATCACGGCCAGTGCCGAAGGCCATTGCCGGCACAAGAAGCAGAGCGGCGGTGCCGGCCAGTTCGGTGAAGTGATGCTGCGGGTCGAACCGCTTGAGCGCGGTGCCGGTTTCGAGTTCGTCGATATCGTCAAGGGTGGCGTGATTCCCGGCGTCTTCATGGCGGCCGTGGAGAAGGGCGTCCGGCAGGCACTCGTGGATGGCGTCGTTGCCGGCTTCCCGGTCGAGGACCTGCGGGTCACCGTACATGATGGCAAGTCACACCCAGTCGACGGCAAGGACATCGCGTTCTTCACCGCCGGCCGCAAGGCAACGGTGGAGGCGATCCGCGCCGCCAAGCCCATCATCCTCGAGCCGGTCGTCGATATCGAGATCCTCGCGCCGGATTCGATGACCGGCGACGTCACGGGTGACCTGTCGAGCAAACGCGGCCATCTGACCGGCACGCAGCCACGCGGACCCGGTGTCATGGCGATCAGCGGCGAGGTGCCTTTGGCGGAGCTTGAGGGCTACCAGTCGCGTCTCAAGTCACTGACCGGTGGACAGGGTTCGTACAGCATCGCCTTTTCCCATTACGCACAGGTGCCACCGGCAACGCAGCAGCAACTGGCGGGACAGCACAAGGTCGTCGAGGAGGACTGA
- the plsB gene encoding glycerol-3-phosphate 1-O-acyltransferase PlsB, which translates to MDKAFKLSHWFLPLARRVLYAWVRTTVFPESPQELQLDPARPVCYVLQDRHLSNLLLLLEESRRAGLPRADSPLLLGKQRWPRSFFFLNRDRSLAGRARNGNSHSALLAGLMHQAVADPQMDVQLVPVVILWGRSPDKQDSVLKALFSETWRPPGAWRQLAAILLHGRSVLVRYNPPISLRHLLQGGLDEEQALRKLARILRVHFRRQRQMAIGPDLSHRNTQVNAVIAGERVRAAIEQEASTHGIPVTEARARAGRFALEIASDYSYGVVRALELFLAWLWTRLYDGIELHHFDSVTRIAAGQEIVYVPCHRSHIDYLLLSYVILRQGLTPPHIAAGANLDLPLVGGLLRRGGAFFLRRSFKGEPLYAAVFHEYLHLMLARGFPIEYFIEGGRSRSGRMLTPKAGILGMTVQSFIREHARPLIFVPVYIGYEKIIEGSTYLGELAGKPKQRESLLGLLRSVRAIKRVFGKVHVNFGQPLALAGFLDQHQPGWRDTDESDEPPWARSVTRRAAAELAKRINEAAVLNPVNLMALALLATPKHTADEHALQRMIEHYQALAGELPYAPSSVPCGLEPPAIIAYNERLTVVERFADPLGDLIRVRDGQAPLLAYFRNNVLHLFALPAVIACLLSLNRKLDRARVAQAVCGICGLMRAELFLRWSPGELESASEAAIRALVARRLLVSSALQTEVAAPEAISDEFAELHLLGETIRPLLERHFLTLALLQSHGSGQTTRRQLEDNCHLLAQRLSLLYEFNTSELPEKATFSAFIGNLIEAEYLREDEDDRLCFDERLMTPLAHSELVLSPEARQAIRRIAGTGAHL; encoded by the coding sequence GTGGACAAGGCTTTCAAGCTGTCGCACTGGTTCCTGCCGCTGGCGCGTCGCGTGCTCTATGCGTGGGTGCGCACGACGGTCTTCCCCGAAAGCCCGCAGGAACTGCAACTCGACCCAGCACGGCCTGTTTGCTACGTCCTGCAGGACAGGCATCTCTCCAATTTGCTGCTGCTCCTGGAGGAGTCGCGGCGGGCCGGGCTGCCGCGAGCCGACTCGCCGCTGCTGCTGGGCAAACAGCGCTGGCCGCGCTCGTTCTTCTTTCTCAACCGCGATCGCAGCCTCGCCGGCCGGGCGCGGAATGGTAACAGTCACTCGGCCTTGCTCGCCGGCCTGATGCACCAGGCCGTTGCCGATCCGCAGATGGACGTCCAGTTGGTGCCGGTGGTGATTCTCTGGGGACGCAGCCCCGACAAGCAGGATTCGGTCCTCAAGGCGCTGTTCTCGGAGACCTGGCGCCCGCCGGGTGCCTGGCGGCAACTGGCGGCAATCCTTCTCCATGGCCGCAGTGTGCTGGTGCGCTACAACCCGCCGATATCGCTTCGCCATCTCCTGCAGGGCGGGCTCGACGAGGAGCAGGCACTGCGCAAGCTGGCGCGCATCCTGCGGGTGCACTTCCGCCGTCAGCGGCAAATGGCGATCGGCCCCGACCTGTCGCACCGCAACACGCAGGTCAACGCAGTGATCGCCGGCGAGCGCGTGCGCGCAGCGATCGAGCAGGAGGCTTCGACACACGGCATCCCGGTTACCGAAGCGAGGGCACGGGCTGGTCGCTTCGCGCTGGAGATCGCTTCGGACTACTCGTACGGCGTCGTACGCGCCCTCGAGCTGTTCCTCGCCTGGTTGTGGACGAGACTCTACGATGGCATCGAGCTGCACCACTTCGATTCCGTCACGCGCATCGCAGCCGGCCAGGAGATCGTCTACGTGCCCTGCCACCGCAGCCACATTGACTACCTGTTGCTGTCTTACGTCATTCTCCGGCAGGGGCTCACGCCGCCGCATATCGCTGCCGGTGCCAACCTTGACCTGCCGCTGGTCGGCGGCCTGCTGAGGCGCGGCGGTGCTTTCTTCCTGCGCCGCAGTTTCAAGGGCGAGCCCCTGTACGCTGCCGTTTTCCATGAATACCTCCACCTGATGCTGGCGCGCGGTTTTCCGATCGAGTACTTCATCGAGGGCGGCCGCAGTCGCAGTGGTCGGATGCTGACACCAAAGGCGGGGATACTCGGCATGACCGTGCAGAGTTTCATCCGTGAGCATGCACGGCCGCTGATCTTCGTCCCGGTGTACATCGGCTACGAGAAGATCATCGAAGGCAGCACCTATCTCGGCGAACTGGCCGGCAAGCCGAAGCAGCGGGAATCGCTGCTCGGCCTGTTGCGCAGCGTGCGCGCCATCAAGCGGGTCTTTGGCAAGGTGCATGTGAACTTTGGCCAGCCGCTTGCCCTGGCTGGTTTTCTCGATCAACATCAACCGGGCTGGCGAGACACGGACGAGAGCGACGAGCCGCCGTGGGCCCGCAGTGTGACGCGCAGGGCTGCAGCCGAGCTCGCCAAACGGATCAACGAGGCGGCCGTCCTCAACCCGGTCAACCTGATGGCGCTGGCGCTGCTGGCGACGCCCAAGCATACCGCCGACGAGCACGCGCTGCAGCGCATGATCGAGCACTACCAGGCGCTGGCTGGCGAGCTGCCCTATGCGCCGAGCAGCGTCCCCTGTGGGCTCGAACCACCGGCAATCATCGCCTACAACGAACGCCTGACGGTCGTCGAGCGTTTCGCCGACCCGTTGGGCGATCTGATCCGTGTGCGTGACGGTCAGGCTCCGCTTCTCGCCTACTTTCGCAACAACGTCCTGCATCTCTTCGCCCTGCCGGCGGTCATCGCCTGCCTGCTGAGTCTGAACCGCAAGCTCGATCGAGCCCGCGTGGCACAGGCGGTCTGCGGCATCTGCGGCCTCATGCGGGCGGAACTCTTCCTGCGCTGGTCCCCGGGTGAACTCGAGTCGGCGAGCGAGGCGGCGATTCGCGCGTTGGTGGCGCGCCGGCTGTTGGTCTCATCGGCGCTGCAGACGGAGGTCGCTGCGCCGGAAGCGATCAGTGACGAATTTGCCGAGCTGCATCTGCTCGGTGAGACCATCCGTCCATTGCTCGAACGTCACTTCCTCACCCTCGCGCTGCTGCAGAGCCACGGCAGTGGGCAGACGACGCGGCGGCAACTGGAAGACAACTGCCATCTGCTGGCGCAGCGGCTCTCCCTGCTCTACGAGTTCAATACCTCCGAGCTTCCCGAGAAGGCAACCTTTTCGGCCTTCATTGGCAACCTCATCGAAGCCGAGTACCTACGCGAGGACGAGGACGATCGCTTGTGCTTCGACGAGCGGCTGATGACGCCGCTTGCCCACTCCGAACTGGTTCTCTCGCCTGAAGCCAGGCAGGCCATCAGGCGAATCGCCGGTACCGGGGCGCACCTGTAG
- a CDS encoding transglycosylase SLT domain-containing protein, which yields MSTTIALKGFNPRRVDVSLSFLQHSLMVVGLMLLLGSFKHWIEVDATDNAQTIVTGEAAAAPSSAGDEAGIAPQPVLSARLHRVLDAVSRRYRVAPEALVPIFEAAQRVGRERRLDPLLIIAIIGIESRFNPFAESPVGAKGLMQVIPGYHLDKVPAGAGETPFLDPVTNIQVGVHVLEEAIRWRGSLTAGLQHYGGAPDDPEASYANKVMAEKERLEQAARRGRA from the coding sequence ATGTCCACAACCATTGCATTGAAAGGCTTCAACCCGCGTCGTGTCGACGTGAGCCTGAGTTTCCTCCAGCACAGCCTGATGGTCGTCGGGCTGATGCTGCTTCTCGGCAGCTTCAAACACTGGATCGAAGTCGACGCCACCGACAACGCCCAGACGATCGTGACCGGCGAAGCGGCAGCCGCACCGTCAAGCGCGGGTGACGAAGCCGGAATTGCCCCGCAACCGGTCCTTTCGGCACGGCTGCATCGCGTTCTGGACGCGGTGTCGCGCCGCTACCGCGTGGCGCCGGAAGCCCTGGTGCCGATCTTCGAAGCGGCACAACGGGTGGGTCGCGAACGGCGCCTCGATCCGCTGCTGATCATCGCCATCATCGGCATCGAGTCGCGCTTCAATCCCTTCGCCGAAAGCCCGGTGGGCGCCAAGGGTCTGATGCAGGTGATTCCCGGCTATCATCTCGACAAGGTCCCGGCGGGCGCGGGTGAGACGCCCTTTCTCGACCCGGTAACCAACATCCAGGTTGGCGTCCATGTCCTCGAGGAGGCCATTCGCTGGCGCGGCAGCCTGACTGCGGGGTTGCAGCACTATGGTGGCGCTCCCGATGATCCGGAGGCCAGCTACGCCAACAAGGTCATGGCGGAGAAGGAGAGGCTCGAACAGGCGGCTCGCCGAGGTCGCGCCTGA